The Rhinoraja longicauda isolate Sanriku21f chromosome 25, sRhiLon1.1, whole genome shotgun sequence genome has a window encoding:
- the LOC144605735 gene encoding phospholipase A2, minor isoenzyme-like: MRSLFVIVLLAAAASASISPYSLWQFRKMIKCVLPDSSPILDFNDYGCNCGIGGSEKCVDQLDTCCWQHDKCYHNAKADHCRILIDNPFIELYSYSCSGNKISCSNKNNPCETAICNCDRTAAICFSEVPYNPQYKNLDQDLYC, translated from the exons ATGAGATCCTTGTTTGTCATTGTGTTGCTTGCAG ctgctgcaagTGCCAGCATTTCACCTTATTCTCTCTGGCAGTTCAGGAAGATGATAAAGTGTGTACTTCCTGACAGTTCTCCCATCCTGGACTTCAATGATTATGGATGTAACTGTGGCATTGGCGGTTCTGAAAAATGTGTTGACCAGCTGGACAC ATGTTGCTGGCAGCATGATAAATGCTATCACAATGCAAAAGCTGATCACTGCAGGATTCTGATAGACAACCCATTCATTGAACTCTATTCCTACTCCTGCTCTGGGAATAAGATCTCTTGCAGCA ACAAGAATAATCCCTGTGAGACTGCTATTTGCAATTGTGATCGTACAGCAGCCATCTGTTTTTCAGAGGTCCCTTATAACCCTCAGTATAAAAATCTGGACCAGGATCTCTACTGCTGA